In one window of Bdellovibrio bacteriovorus DNA:
- a CDS encoding PAS domain-containing sensor histidine kinase — protein sequence MDTKSPKEQATLLEQIHRTMSDSVYIFDVNEENLVWINERGVARYGYTLEEIRKMGPEYYTRTMHPEDIDSLRQSVKKSKDLKDGEVLNVEYRFKDHSGNYHWLSDRITVFSRNEKGEVATLLGVATEIDARKAYEETLKKTIQKLNLSLSAANMGTWEWELEKNVLLWDSQMYRIHGIPNNPDLSPLEEVWKRSNRADMEVVNMRVREAAEKHQDFYVTYRITWENKEVHHIRCYGKFMADDASRMYGVAWDSTEEVLTEQQIAEAKAKLISATKMAALGEMSGGIAHEINNPLTVIQARAFQLQQMVENNKLEPEKIKQSAESISRTADKIARIIKSLRSFAREGSHDPFEIVPVKKIVEETLEFCRTRFYNHGVEVEVPDIDPELEVECRIIQIEQVLLNLLNNSFDAISQLDEKWIRMDVKETEDAVEFYIIDSGKGIPEEIAEQIMLPFFTTKDVGKGTGLGLSISAGIIKNHQGHLSLNKDAMNTTFVFILPKTQE from the coding sequence ATGGATACAAAATCGCCTAAAGAACAAGCAACTCTTCTGGAACAGATTCATAGAACGATGTCTGACAGCGTTTACATCTTCGATGTGAATGAAGAAAATCTCGTATGGATCAACGAGCGTGGCGTAGCTCGCTATGGGTACACTTTGGAAGAGATTCGCAAGATGGGACCGGAGTACTACACCCGCACGATGCACCCCGAAGACATCGACTCACTCCGCCAAAGCGTTAAAAAATCCAAAGACCTCAAGGATGGCGAGGTTTTGAATGTCGAATACCGTTTTAAAGATCACAGTGGCAATTATCACTGGCTGAGTGATCGGATCACTGTTTTTTCTCGGAACGAAAAAGGCGAGGTCGCTACCCTGCTGGGAGTCGCCACAGAAATCGATGCCCGCAAAGCCTACGAAGAAACTTTAAAAAAAACGATTCAAAAACTGAATCTTTCCCTGTCGGCGGCCAACATGGGGACGTGGGAGTGGGAATTAGAAAAAAATGTGCTTCTATGGGATTCTCAGATGTACCGCATTCACGGAATTCCCAACAATCCGGATCTGTCTCCTCTTGAAGAAGTGTGGAAGCGCTCCAACCGCGCAGACATGGAAGTTGTAAATATGCGAGTGCGTGAAGCCGCTGAGAAGCATCAAGACTTCTATGTCACCTATCGCATCACGTGGGAAAATAAAGAAGTCCATCATATTCGCTGCTACGGAAAATTCATGGCCGATGACGCCTCTCGAATGTACGGAGTTGCCTGGGATTCGACAGAAGAAGTTTTGACCGAACAACAAATTGCGGAAGCCAAAGCAAAGCTGATCTCTGCAACTAAAATGGCCGCCCTTGGAGAAATGTCTGGCGGTATCGCTCATGAAATCAACAACCCCCTGACCGTCATACAGGCCCGCGCTTTTCAACTTCAACAAATGGTCGAAAACAACAAACTTGAACCTGAAAAAATCAAACAATCGGCCGAAAGTATCAGTCGTACAGCTGACAAGATCGCGCGTATTATTAAATCATTACGCTCTTTTGCACGTGAAGGTTCTCATGATCCATTTGAGATTGTGCCGGTAAAAAAGATCGTCGAAGAGACTTTAGAGTTTTGCCGCACCCGTTTTTACAATCACGGTGTCGAAGTCGAAGTTCCCGATATTGATCCCGAGCTCGAAGTTGAATGTCGTATTATCCAGATCGAGCAGGTGCTTTTGAATCTTTTGAATAATTCATTTGATGCGATCTCTCAGCTCGATGAAAAATGGATCCGCATGGATGTGAAAGAAACGGAGGACGCTGTTGAGTTTTATATTATCGATTCAGGGAAAGGCATTCCGGAAGAAATTGCCGAACAAATCATGCTCCCCTTCTTCACCACAAAAGATGTGGGCAAAGGAACGGGCCTAGGGCTTTCTATTTCTGCAGGAATAATCAAAAATCACCAAGGTCATCTTTCGTTAAACAAAGATGCGATGAATACGACTTTTGTTTTTATTCTTCCGAAAACTCAAGAATAA
- a CDS encoding Fur family transcriptional regulator, which yields MSKCGSERKNIDIDSLNERVRKAGMKLTQQRTQMLKILLGHPDPISADEIFKKFDDKSDGMDLVTIYRILKKFEEAGLVSRLEFGDGVARFELALESGHHHHHVICRQCQRVEPIHICDLDPHIKMVETMGYKQVSHRLDFFGVCSRCQ from the coding sequence ATGTCTAAGTGTGGAAGTGAACGCAAAAATATCGATATTGACTCTTTAAATGAAAGAGTTCGTAAGGCGGGGATGAAGCTCACCCAGCAGCGTACACAGATGCTTAAGATTCTTTTAGGTCATCCTGATCCTATTTCGGCAGATGAAATCTTTAAAAAATTCGATGATAAGTCCGACGGGATGGACCTTGTCACAATCTATCGTATTCTTAAGAAGTTTGAAGAGGCGGGGCTTGTTTCTCGTCTGGAGTTTGGCGACGGTGTCGCTCGTTTTGAGCTGGCTTTAGAATCGGGGCACCATCATCACCATGTCATCTGCCGTCAATGCCAGCGTGTAGAGCCGATTCATATCTGCGATTTAGATCCGCATATAAAAATGGTTGAGACAATGGGATATAAACAAGTATCCCACCGTCTTGATTTCTTTGGCGTGTGCTCGCGCTGTCAATAA